Proteins found in one Bacillus subtilis subsp. subtilis str. 168 genomic segment:
- the recO gene encoding DNA double strand break repair and homologous recombination factor (Evidence 1a: Function from experimental evidences in the studied strain; PubMedId: 10323239, 15186413, 16061691, 26001966; Product type f: factor), with product MLTKCEGIVLRTNDYGETNKIVTLLTREHGKIGVMARGAKKPNSRLSAVSQPFLYGSFLMQKTSGLGTLQQGEMILSMRGIREDLFLTAYAAYVAELVDRGTEEKKPNPYLFEFILESLKQLNEGTDPDVITFIVQMKMLGVMGLYPELNHCVHCKSQDGTFHFSVRDNGFICHRCFEKDPYRIPIKPQTARLLRLFYYFDLSRLGNVSLKEETKAELKQVIDLYYEEYSGLYLKSKRFLDQMESMKHLMGENKS from the coding sequence ATGCTGACAAAATGTGAAGGGATCGTTCTTCGCACAAATGATTACGGAGAGACGAATAAAATCGTAACATTACTGACAAGAGAACACGGAAAAATAGGTGTTATGGCACGAGGCGCCAAAAAACCGAACAGCCGTTTATCAGCAGTCAGCCAGCCCTTTTTGTATGGTTCTTTCTTAATGCAAAAAACATCGGGCCTCGGAACGCTTCAGCAGGGGGAAATGATCCTCAGCATGAGAGGCATCAGGGAAGACTTGTTTTTAACAGCATATGCTGCCTATGTTGCTGAGTTAGTCGACAGAGGCACAGAAGAAAAAAAGCCAAATCCTTATTTATTTGAATTCATATTAGAATCATTAAAACAGTTGAATGAAGGAACAGATCCGGATGTTATCACCTTCATTGTTCAAATGAAGATGCTCGGTGTCATGGGCCTGTATCCTGAGCTGAATCATTGTGTACATTGTAAAAGCCAAGACGGAACCTTTCATTTCTCTGTTCGTGATAATGGTTTTATATGCCACCGCTGTTTTGAAAAAGATCCTTACAGGATACCGATTAAACCGCAAACGGCAAGGCTGTTAAGGCTCTTTTACTATTTTGATCTGTCGAGACTCGGCAATGTGTCCTTAAAAGAGGAAACAAAAGCTGAATTAAAGCAAGTGATTGATTTATATTACGAAGAATATTCGGGATTGTATTTAAAATCAAAGCGCTTTTTAGATCAAATGGAAAGCATGAAACATCTTATGGGTGAAAACAAAAGTTGA
- the era gene encoding maturation of 16S RNA and assembly of 30S ribosomal subunit GTPase (Evidence 1a: Function from experimental evidences in the studied strain; PubMedId: 12399511, 12427945, 12682299, 21646538, 22720735, 27834201, 28132488; Product type e: enzyme): MTNESFKSGFVSIIGRPNVGKSTFLNRVIGQKIAIMSDKPQTTRNKVQGVLTTGTSQTIFIDTPGIHKPKHKLGDFMMKVAQNTLKEVDLILFMINAEEGYGKGDEFIIEKLQTMSTPVFLIVNKIDKIHPDQLLLLIDEYRKRYPFKEIVPISALEGNNIETLLAQIEAYLPEGPQFYPSDQVTDHPERFIISELIREKVLHLTREEIPHSIAVAIESIKGQDNGSVHVAATIVVERDSQKGIVIGKKGSLLKEVGKRARADIEALLGSRVYLELWVKVQKDWRNKMSQLRDFGFKEDEY; encoded by the coding sequence ATGACGAACGAAAGCTTTAAATCAGGATTTGTATCCATTATTGGAAGACCAAACGTAGGAAAATCTACATTTTTGAACAGAGTCATTGGACAAAAAATCGCGATCATGAGCGATAAGCCCCAAACGACGAGAAACAAGGTGCAAGGAGTACTGACGACAGGCACATCACAAACCATTTTTATTGACACACCAGGGATTCATAAACCTAAGCATAAACTTGGGGACTTTATGATGAAAGTGGCGCAAAATACATTAAAAGAAGTCGATTTGATCTTGTTTATGATCAATGCTGAGGAAGGCTACGGGAAGGGCGACGAATTCATCATTGAGAAATTGCAGACGATGTCTACGCCTGTATTCTTAATCGTAAACAAAATTGATAAAATTCATCCCGACCAATTGCTTCTGCTAATTGACGAATACCGCAAACGTTATCCTTTTAAGGAAATTGTTCCGATTTCTGCTTTAGAAGGAAATAACATCGAAACCTTGCTCGCGCAGATCGAAGCGTATTTGCCGGAAGGGCCGCAATTCTATCCGAGTGACCAGGTAACTGACCACCCTGAACGATTTATCATTTCTGAATTAATCAGGGAAAAGGTGCTGCATTTGACGAGAGAAGAAATCCCGCACAGCATTGCGGTGGCCATCGAATCCATCAAAGGGCAGGACAACGGTTCTGTGCACGTAGCGGCAACGATTGTGGTCGAGCGGGATTCCCAGAAAGGCATCGTGATCGGTAAAAAAGGAAGCCTTCTAAAAGAGGTTGGAAAAAGAGCGAGAGCGGATATTGAAGCACTGTTGGGCTCCCGTGTCTACCTTGAATTGTGGGTGAAAGTGCAGAAAGACTGGCGTAATAAAATGTCCCAGCTTCGCGATTTTGGCTTTAAAGAGGACGAATATTAA
- the cdd gene encoding cytidine/deoxycytidine deaminase (Evidence 1a: Function from experimental evidences in the studied strain; PubMedId: 2526291, 8157589, 10217788, 11851403, 22720735, 25890046; Product type e : enzyme) — protein sequence MNRQELITEALKARDMAYAPYSKFQVGAALLTKDGKVYRGCNIENAAYSMCNCAERTALFKAVSEGDTEFQMLAVAADTPGPVSPCGACRQVISELCTKDVIVVLTNLQGQIKEMTVEELLPGAFSSEDLHDERKL from the coding sequence ATGAACAGACAAGAATTAATAACAGAAGCTTTAAAAGCGCGTGATATGGCATATGCGCCGTATTCCAAATTCCAAGTAGGAGCCGCTCTTCTTACCAAGGATGGAAAAGTGTACAGAGGCTGCAATATTGAGAACGCGGCATACAGCATGTGCAATTGCGCCGAGCGTACCGCTTTATTTAAAGCTGTTTCTGAAGGGGATACAGAGTTTCAGATGCTGGCCGTTGCGGCTGACACCCCTGGACCAGTATCTCCGTGCGGAGCCTGCCGACAGGTGATTTCTGAGCTTTGCACAAAAGACGTTATTGTCGTACTGACTAATTTACAAGGACAAATAAAAGAAATGACTGTGGAAGAATTATTGCCAGGCGCATTTTCATCGGAGGATTTACATGACGAACGAAAGCTTTAA
- the yqzL gene encoding hypothetical protein (Evidence 4: Unknown function but conserved in other organisms): MLNFTWNVFSQTGNVDTYLLFKELEKENMERPEELEDELARFDYPIL, translated from the coding sequence GTGTTGAATTTTACCTGGAACGTATTTTCTCAAACAGGAAATGTTGATACGTATCTTCTTTTTAAAGAACTGGAAAAAGAGAACATGGAAAGACCCGAAGAACTAGAAGATGAGCTAGCCCGATTTGATTATCCAATTTTATAA